One region of Solanum pennellii chromosome 6, SPENNV200 genomic DNA includes:
- the LOC107023717 gene encoding cytochrome b5-like yields MGSETKVYTLEEVAPHNNAKDCWLVISGKVYDVTKFLDDHPGGDEVLLAATGKDATDDFEDVGHSSSARAMLDEYYVGDIDSATIPTKKAYTPPNQPHYNQDKTSEFIIKLLQFLVPLIILGVAVGIRFYTKQSS; encoded by the exons ATGGGTAGTGAAACAAAGGTTTATACTTTGGAAGAAGTAGCACCTCACAACAATGCCAAAGATTGTTGGCTTGTCATTAGTGGCAAG GTGTACGATGTGACAAAGTTCTTGGACGATCACCCTGGTGGCGATGAGGTTTTATTAGCTGCTACTG GAAAGGATGCAACCGATGATTTTGAGGATGTTGGTCACAGCAGCAGTGCTCGAGCCATGTTGGACGAGTACTACGTAGGGGATATTGATTCAGCAACCATCCCGACTAAAAAGGCGTACACTCCTCCCAATCAGCCTCATTACAACCAGGACAAGACATCCGAATTCATAATCAAGCTTCTCCAGTTCTTAGTTCCCTTGATCATTTTGGGCGTAGCAGTTGGCATCCGCTTCTACACCAAACAATCCTCTTGA
- the LOC107023716 gene encoding BTB/POZ domain-containing protein At5g48800-like isoform X3, protein MSEDHSKNNLGSRAEEYLDSIVCKNLEMCVEVLRQSENLLPLADELKIVTRCIDAVASKACVEQIASSFSRLEYSSSGRLHMSKQANCEGDWWIEDLSVLRIDLYQRVITAMKFRGVRPESIAASLVSYAQKELIQKSISGSKEKLVVETIVSLMPVEKFVVPLSFLFGLLRSAVMLDCNAASRLDLERRIGSQLDIATLDDILIPSFRHAGDTMFDVDTVHRILVNFSQQEGDSDDEMEDVSVFESDSPTATPSQTALFKVSKLVDNYLAEIAPDANLKLNKFIAIAETLPAHARTVHDGLYRAIDVYLKAHLTLSDPDKRRLCKSIDFQKLSQDAGAHAAQNERLPLQSIVQVLYFEQLRLRNALFCSYPDDDIKPMHQSWRINSGALSAAMSPKDNYASLRRENRELKLELARMRMRLNDLEKDHVCMKRDMQKSSSRRFMKSFSKRIGKKFNIFGHSSSRESTNSPSRHSERTDSKITDRT, encoded by the exons ATGTCAGAGGATCACTCGAAAAACAATCTTGGTTCTCGAGCTGAAGAGTATCTCGACAGCATTGTCTGCAAGAATCTTGAAATGTGTGTTGAAGTCTTGAGACAATCCGAAAACTTACTCCCCCTTGCTGATGAGTTGAAAATCGTTACCAGATGTATCGATGCTGTAGCCTCAAAAGCTTGTGTTGAGCAGATCGCTTCAAGTTTCTCGCGTTTGGAGTATAGTAGCTCAGGGAGGTTGCATATGAGTAAACAAGCCAATTGTGAAGGGGATTGGTGGATtgaggatctttctgttcttcgTATCGACTTGTACCAACGTGTCATAACTGCAATGAAATTCCGCGGTGTTAGACCTGAAAGCATTGCAGCATCATTAGTAAGCTATGCACAGAAGGAGTTAATACAAAAGTCTATTTCtggttcaaaagaaaaactcgtGGTTGAGACGATTGTTAGCCTGATGCCTGTTGAGAAATTCGTCGTTCCTTTGAGCTTTCTGTTTGGATTGTTGCGAAGTGCTGTGATGCTAGACTGCAATGCTGCTTCTAGACTTGATCTCGAGAGACGGATAGGATCTCAGCTGGATATCGCAACTCTAGATGACATACTAATTCCTTCGTTTCGTCATGCTGGTGATACTATGTTTGATGTTGACACAGTGCATAGGATCTTGGTTAATTTTTCACAACAGGAAGGCGATAGCGATGATGAGATGGAAGATGTATCGGTTTTTGAATCCGATAGCCCTACTGCTACACCATCACAAACTGCATTGTTCAAAGTATCAAAACTGGTTGACAACTACCTAGCTGAAATTGCACCAGATGCAAATCTGAAGCTGAACAAGTTCATTGCTATTGCAGAAACATTACCAGCACACGCGCGAACTGTACACGATGGCCTTTATCGAGCCATAGACGTTTACCTCAAA GCTCATCTAACTTTATCAGATCCAGATAAGAGGAGACTATGTAAATCAATCGATTTCCAAAAACTCTCACAAGACGCTGGTGCACACGCTGCACAAAATGAACGTCTTCCCTTACAATCAATCGTTCAAGTTCTCTATTTCGAGCAATTAAGGCTAAGAAACGCCTTGTTTTGCTCGTATCCTGATGATGACATTAAGCCAATGCATCAATCTTGGAGGATAAACAGTGGTGCTCTTAGTGCAGCAATGTCTCCTAAGGACAATTATGCTTCGTTGAGACGAGAAAACAGAGAGCTTAAACTTGAGCTAGCGCGAATGAGGATGAGATTGAATGACTTGGAGAAAGATCATGTTTGTATGAAGAGAGATATGCAGAAATCCAGCTCGCGAAGATTCATGAAATCTTTCTCCAAAAGGATTGGGAAGAAGTTCAACATTTTCGGACATAGTTCCTCGAGGGAGTCTACTAATTCTCCCTCGAGGCACTCGGAAAGAACTGATTCTAAGATAACTGATAGAACATGA
- the LOC107023716 gene encoding BTB/POZ domain-containing protein At5g48800-like isoform X1, with translation MAMDKHHHHQMPLTKSASRQRYNEWVFRDVPSDITIEVDGAIFSLHKFPLVSRSGRIRRLVAEHRDSDISRIELVSLPGGSESFELAAKFCYGVNFEITSSNVAQLCCVSDYLEMSEDHSKNNLGSRAEEYLDSIVCKNLEMCVEVLRQSENLLPLADELKIVTRCIDAVASKACVEQIASSFSRLEYSSSGRLHMSKQANCEGDWWIEDLSVLRIDLYQRVITAMKFRGVRPESIAASLVSYAQKELIQKSISGSKEKLVVETIVSLMPVEKFVVPLSFLFGLLRSAVMLDCNAASRLDLERRIGSQLDIATLDDILIPSFRHAGDTMFDVDTVHRILVNFSQQEGDSDDEMEDVSVFESDSPTATPSQTALFKVSKLVDNYLAEIAPDANLKLNKFIAIAETLPAHARTVHDGLYRAIDVYLKAHLTLSDPDKRRLCKSIDFQKLSQDAGAHAAQNERLPLQSIVQVLYFEQLRLRNALFCSYPDDDIKPMHQSWRINSGALSAAMSPKDNYASLRRENRELKLELARMRMRLNDLEKDHVCMKRDMQKSSSRRFMKSFSKRIGKKFNIFGHSSSRESTNSPSRHSERTDSKITDRT, from the exons aTGGCAATGGAcaagcaccaccaccatcaaATGCCTCTAACCAAGTCAGCATCAAGGCAAAGATACAACGAATG GGTATTTAGAGATGTTCCAAGTGATATAACAATAGAAGTGGATGGTGCCATATTTTCATTGCACAAG TTTCCCCTTGTGTCGAGAAGTGGACGAATTCGGAGGCTTGTAGCTGAGCACAGAGATTCTGATATATCAAGAATTGAGCTTGTTAGTCTACCAGGTGGATCTGAATCATTTGAGTTAGCAGCCAAATTCTGTTATGGTGTCAACTTTGAGATCACATCATCAAATGTTGCTCAACTCTGTTGTGTATCCGATTACCTCGAGATGTCAGAGGATCACTCGAAAAACAATCTTGGTTCTCGAGCTGAAGAGTATCTCGACAGCATTGTCTGCAAGAATCTTGAAATGTGTGTTGAAGTCTTGAGACAATCCGAAAACTTACTCCCCCTTGCTGATGAGTTGAAAATCGTTACCAGATGTATCGATGCTGTAGCCTCAAAAGCTTGTGTTGAGCAGATCGCTTCAAGTTTCTCGCGTTTGGAGTATAGTAGCTCAGGGAGGTTGCATATGAGTAAACAAGCCAATTGTGAAGGGGATTGGTGGATtgaggatctttctgttcttcgTATCGACTTGTACCAACGTGTCATAACTGCAATGAAATTCCGCGGTGTTAGACCTGAAAGCATTGCAGCATCATTAGTAAGCTATGCACAGAAGGAGTTAATACAAAAGTCTATTTCtggttcaaaagaaaaactcgtGGTTGAGACGATTGTTAGCCTGATGCCTGTTGAGAAATTCGTCGTTCCTTTGAGCTTTCTGTTTGGATTGTTGCGAAGTGCTGTGATGCTAGACTGCAATGCTGCTTCTAGACTTGATCTCGAGAGACGGATAGGATCTCAGCTGGATATCGCAACTCTAGATGACATACTAATTCCTTCGTTTCGTCATGCTGGTGATACTATGTTTGATGTTGACACAGTGCATAGGATCTTGGTTAATTTTTCACAACAGGAAGGCGATAGCGATGATGAGATGGAAGATGTATCGGTTTTTGAATCCGATAGCCCTACTGCTACACCATCACAAACTGCATTGTTCAAAGTATCAAAACTGGTTGACAACTACCTAGCTGAAATTGCACCAGATGCAAATCTGAAGCTGAACAAGTTCATTGCTATTGCAGAAACATTACCAGCACACGCGCGAACTGTACACGATGGCCTTTATCGAGCCATAGACGTTTACCTCAAA GCTCATCTAACTTTATCAGATCCAGATAAGAGGAGACTATGTAAATCAATCGATTTCCAAAAACTCTCACAAGACGCTGGTGCACACGCTGCACAAAATGAACGTCTTCCCTTACAATCAATCGTTCAAGTTCTCTATTTCGAGCAATTAAGGCTAAGAAACGCCTTGTTTTGCTCGTATCCTGATGATGACATTAAGCCAATGCATCAATCTTGGAGGATAAACAGTGGTGCTCTTAGTGCAGCAATGTCTCCTAAGGACAATTATGCTTCGTTGAGACGAGAAAACAGAGAGCTTAAACTTGAGCTAGCGCGAATGAGGATGAGATTGAATGACTTGGAGAAAGATCATGTTTGTATGAAGAGAGATATGCAGAAATCCAGCTCGCGAAGATTCATGAAATCTTTCTCCAAAAGGATTGGGAAGAAGTTCAACATTTTCGGACATAGTTCCTCGAGGGAGTCTACTAATTCTCCCTCGAGGCACTCGGAAAGAACTGATTCTAAGATAACTGATAGAACATGA
- the LOC107023716 gene encoding BTB/POZ domain-containing protein At5g48800-like isoform X2 — protein MPRNSTSTIYTLTNNVDLVHYKFPLVSRSGRIRRLVAEHRDSDISRIELVSLPGGSESFELAAKFCYGVNFEITSSNVAQLCCVSDYLEMSEDHSKNNLGSRAEEYLDSIVCKNLEMCVEVLRQSENLLPLADELKIVTRCIDAVASKACVEQIASSFSRLEYSSSGRLHMSKQANCEGDWWIEDLSVLRIDLYQRVITAMKFRGVRPESIAASLVSYAQKELIQKSISGSKEKLVVETIVSLMPVEKFVVPLSFLFGLLRSAVMLDCNAASRLDLERRIGSQLDIATLDDILIPSFRHAGDTMFDVDTVHRILVNFSQQEGDSDDEMEDVSVFESDSPTATPSQTALFKVSKLVDNYLAEIAPDANLKLNKFIAIAETLPAHARTVHDGLYRAIDVYLKAHLTLSDPDKRRLCKSIDFQKLSQDAGAHAAQNERLPLQSIVQVLYFEQLRLRNALFCSYPDDDIKPMHQSWRINSGALSAAMSPKDNYASLRRENRELKLELARMRMRLNDLEKDHVCMKRDMQKSSSRRFMKSFSKRIGKKFNIFGHSSSRESTNSPSRHSERTDSKITDRT, from the exons ATGCCAAGGAattcaacatctactatatatacgtTAACAAATAACGTTGATCTTGTACATTACAAA TTTCCCCTTGTGTCGAGAAGTGGACGAATTCGGAGGCTTGTAGCTGAGCACAGAGATTCTGATATATCAAGAATTGAGCTTGTTAGTCTACCAGGTGGATCTGAATCATTTGAGTTAGCAGCCAAATTCTGTTATGGTGTCAACTTTGAGATCACATCATCAAATGTTGCTCAACTCTGTTGTGTATCCGATTACCTCGAGATGTCAGAGGATCACTCGAAAAACAATCTTGGTTCTCGAGCTGAAGAGTATCTCGACAGCATTGTCTGCAAGAATCTTGAAATGTGTGTTGAAGTCTTGAGACAATCCGAAAACTTACTCCCCCTTGCTGATGAGTTGAAAATCGTTACCAGATGTATCGATGCTGTAGCCTCAAAAGCTTGTGTTGAGCAGATCGCTTCAAGTTTCTCGCGTTTGGAGTATAGTAGCTCAGGGAGGTTGCATATGAGTAAACAAGCCAATTGTGAAGGGGATTGGTGGATtgaggatctttctgttcttcgTATCGACTTGTACCAACGTGTCATAACTGCAATGAAATTCCGCGGTGTTAGACCTGAAAGCATTGCAGCATCATTAGTAAGCTATGCACAGAAGGAGTTAATACAAAAGTCTATTTCtggttcaaaagaaaaactcgtGGTTGAGACGATTGTTAGCCTGATGCCTGTTGAGAAATTCGTCGTTCCTTTGAGCTTTCTGTTTGGATTGTTGCGAAGTGCTGTGATGCTAGACTGCAATGCTGCTTCTAGACTTGATCTCGAGAGACGGATAGGATCTCAGCTGGATATCGCAACTCTAGATGACATACTAATTCCTTCGTTTCGTCATGCTGGTGATACTATGTTTGATGTTGACACAGTGCATAGGATCTTGGTTAATTTTTCACAACAGGAAGGCGATAGCGATGATGAGATGGAAGATGTATCGGTTTTTGAATCCGATAGCCCTACTGCTACACCATCACAAACTGCATTGTTCAAAGTATCAAAACTGGTTGACAACTACCTAGCTGAAATTGCACCAGATGCAAATCTGAAGCTGAACAAGTTCATTGCTATTGCAGAAACATTACCAGCACACGCGCGAACTGTACACGATGGCCTTTATCGAGCCATAGACGTTTACCTCAAA GCTCATCTAACTTTATCAGATCCAGATAAGAGGAGACTATGTAAATCAATCGATTTCCAAAAACTCTCACAAGACGCTGGTGCACACGCTGCACAAAATGAACGTCTTCCCTTACAATCAATCGTTCAAGTTCTCTATTTCGAGCAATTAAGGCTAAGAAACGCCTTGTTTTGCTCGTATCCTGATGATGACATTAAGCCAATGCATCAATCTTGGAGGATAAACAGTGGTGCTCTTAGTGCAGCAATGTCTCCTAAGGACAATTATGCTTCGTTGAGACGAGAAAACAGAGAGCTTAAACTTGAGCTAGCGCGAATGAGGATGAGATTGAATGACTTGGAGAAAGATCATGTTTGTATGAAGAGAGATATGCAGAAATCCAGCTCGCGAAGATTCATGAAATCTTTCTCCAAAAGGATTGGGAAGAAGTTCAACATTTTCGGACATAGTTCCTCGAGGGAGTCTACTAATTCTCCCTCGAGGCACTCGGAAAGAACTGATTCTAAGATAACTGATAGAACATGA
- the LOC107022691 gene encoding caffeic acid 3-O-methyltransferase-like translates to MEISSTNQSKKIMSKEEEDMLSVMQLPISLALNMVLKVTMELGIFDLLSLNSQLSSSQIASKIPTKNPQAPIMIEKILSFLANQSLLKFTLFKEDDENGPFYSLTPLSRNLVSNNDEMSIAPTFLFINDQAMVNSWFFLKGAILEGEIPFNKAHGMGVFEYHEKNSRYAEVTNKSTQTLNKITITKILETYNGFQEVKQLVDVGGALGSTMASIVSKYPHIKGVNFDLPHVIKDAPVYPGVEHVSGDMFKSVPQGDVIFMKHVIHDWDDDDCIKILKNCWKSLPNFGKVVLVEHIKPNNPQKNDFFSKNAFFLDVLLMVVTHGGKERTMEEFEILAKKSGFSGFKVINSAFLIWIMELYK, encoded by the exons atggaAATATCATCAACAAATCAAAGTAAGAAAATTATgtccaaagaagaagaagatatgcTAAGTGTTATGCAATTGCCAATTAGTTTAGCCCTAAATATGGTCTTGAAAGTCACTATGGAACTTGGTATTTTTGATCTTTTGTCACTAAATTCACAATTATCCTCTTCTCAAATTGCATCCAAAATTCCAACAAAAAATCCTCAAGCTCCAATTATGATTGAAAAGATTTTGAGTTTTCTTGCTAACCAATCTTTGTTGAAATTTACTCTTTTCAAAGAGGATGATGAAAATGGACCCTTTTATAGTTTGACACCTTTGAGTAGAAATCTTGTCTCAAATAATGATGAAATGTCAATTGCTCCCACATTTCTCTTCATTAATGACCAAGCCATGGTTAATTCTTG GTTTTTCTTGAAGGGTGCAATTCTTGAAGGAGAAATACCATTTAACAAAGCACATGGAATGGGTGTATTTGAATATCATGAAAAAAATAGTAGATATGCTGAGGTAACTAATAAATCTACACaaacattgaacaagataacCATAACTAAAATTCTTGAGACCTATAATGGCTTTCAAGAAGTAAAACAATTGGTAGATGTTGGAGGTGCTCTTGGTTCAACTATGGCTTCTATAGTTTCAAAGTACCCTCATATTAAGGGTGTTAATTTTGATTTGCCACATGTCATCAAGGATGCTCCTGTCTATCCAG GGGTTGAGCATGTTTCAGGAGATATGTTTAAAAGTGTTCCTCAAGGAGATGTAATCTTCATGAAA CATGTAATTCATGATTGGGATGATGATGATTGCATAAAGATATTGAAGAATTGTTGGAAATCTTTACCTAATTTTGGTAAAGTGGTTTTAGTTGAACATATAAAGCCAAATAATCCacaaaaaaatgatttcttttCCAAGAATGCATTTTTTCTTGATGTGCTTCTAATGGTTGTCACTCATGGAGGGAAAGAAAGAACAATggaagaatttgaaattttggcaaaaaaatcTGGATTTTCTGGTTTTAAAGTCATAAATTCTGCATTTTTAATTTGGATTATGGAATTGTACAAGTAG